One window of Marinobacterium aestuarii genomic DNA carries:
- the flgC gene encoding flagellar basal body rod protein FlgC has product MSLSNVFSIAGSAMNAQSVRLNTTASNLANAESISSSTGETYRARKPVFEVRAPEAMQSFAAPGLEAGVGVHVAEVVESDAPLRQEYSPNHPMADDNGFIFYPNVNVVEEMADMISASRSFQINADIMNTAKQMLQRTLQLGQ; this is encoded by the coding sequence ATGTCACTATCCAACGTATTCAGTATCGCGGGCTCCGCAATGAACGCCCAGAGCGTACGCCTGAACACCACCGCCAGTAACCTGGCGAATGCCGAGAGCATTAGCTCCAGCACCGGTGAAACCTACCGCGCGCGCAAGCCGGTGTTCGAGGTGCGCGCGCCAGAGGCCATGCAGTCCTTTGCCGCTCCTGGGCTTGAGGCGGGGGTTGGCGTGCATGTGGCTGAGGTGGTGGAAAGCGACGCGCCACTGCGCCAGGAGTACAGCCCGAATCATCCGATGGCCGATGACAATGGCTTCATTTTCTACCCCAATGTAAATGTGGTGGAGGAGATGGCCGACATGATTTCGGCGTCGCGCTCCTTTCAGATCAACGCGGACATCATGAATACAGCCAAGCAGATGCTGCAGCGCACCCTGCAGCTGGGGCAGTAG
- the flgA gene encoding flagellar basal body P-ring formation chaperone FlgA: MPKPKTPVTAGFAYFCGSLGGNLLPLNTGRRQSGNPRLPLRFTAQDRPDIIDGRCSIYLQRPLCPFTQEIPVTRLSLSALALCASLLLSTMTQADTSAAAVENSARDYLTELYRQQNPDAQIDVHINPVSTRLRLPDCASPLTVEVPRGSGSRITTRVACDGPQHWALFVTAKVGILHQVIITRRPVGRGEVLGNNDIESRLLDISDETRGYYLAPEDVIGRSASRHLPNASILNAGMLTNSTLIERGDSVIIEVRTGAMHLRAQGTALEDGEDGAQIRVRNDRSGQEIKARVVARGLVRPLAR, translated from the coding sequence ATGCCAAAGCCGAAAACCCCAGTAACCGCGGGCTTTGCGTATTTTTGTGGCAGCCTGGGCGGCAACCTTTTACCGCTCAATACCGGCCGGCGGCAAAGCGGCAATCCGCGTCTGCCGCTGCGGTTTACAGCCCAGGACAGACCTGACATCATCGACGGGCGCTGCAGCATCTACCTGCAACGCCCGCTTTGCCCATTCACTCAGGAAATCCCTGTGACGCGTCTTTCTCTTTCTGCCCTCGCCCTGTGCGCCAGCCTGCTCCTCTCTACGATGACCCAGGCCGATACTTCCGCCGCCGCCGTCGAGAACAGCGCCCGCGACTACCTGACCGAACTGTACCGACAGCAGAATCCCGACGCCCAGATAGACGTGCACATCAACCCGGTCAGCACCCGCCTGCGACTGCCCGACTGCGCCTCCCCCCTGACAGTTGAAGTCCCCAGGGGCAGCGGCAGCCGCATTACCACCAGGGTTGCCTGCGACGGGCCGCAGCACTGGGCGCTTTTTGTGACGGCCAAGGTCGGCATACTGCACCAGGTCATCATCACCCGCCGCCCGGTGGGCCGTGGCGAAGTGCTTGGCAATAACGATATCGAAAGCCGCCTGCTGGATATCAGCGACGAAACCCGCGGTTACTACCTGGCGCCAGAGGATGTCATAGGCCGCAGTGCCAGCCGCCACCTGCCCAATGCCAGTATCCTCAATGCTGGCATGCTGACCAACAGCACCCTGATTGAGCGCGGCGACAGTGTCATTATCGAAGTCCGTACCGGCGCCATGCACCTGCGCGCCCAGGGCACCGCCCTGGAAGACGGCGAGGACGGCGCCCAGATTCGGGTGCGCAACGACCGCTCCGGGCAGGAGATCAAGGCCCGGGTGGTGGCCCGCGGCCTGGTACGGCCGCTGGCGCGCTAA
- a CDS encoding flagella synthesis protein FlgN: MTDLQAQLEIEFAALSQHNLEDLQQSTASKQLLLEQLAESSAQREQLMTQCGYSATPDGMAQWFAALPEDVRPASETLWQRLQQALEQIQRLNLRNEQVLRRSSRNNDQLLALLRGQNQRHTLYDASGGKGQLSAQNRLGKA; the protein is encoded by the coding sequence TTGACCGATCTGCAGGCCCAGCTTGAGATCGAGTTCGCCGCCCTCTCGCAGCACAACCTCGAAGATCTGCAACAGTCCACCGCCAGCAAGCAGCTGCTGCTCGAACAGCTCGCAGAATCAAGTGCGCAGCGCGAACAGCTCATGACACAGTGCGGATACAGCGCAACGCCGGACGGCATGGCACAGTGGTTTGCAGCCCTGCCGGAAGACGTGCGCCCCGCCAGTGAAACCCTGTGGCAAAGACTGCAGCAGGCGCTTGAGCAGATCCAGCGCCTGAACCTGCGCAACGAACAGGTACTGCGCCGCAGCAGCCGCAACAACGACCAGTTGCTGGCACTGCTGCGCGGACAGAATCAGCGCCACACCCTGTACGATGCCAGCGGCGGCAAGGGCCAGCTTTCAGCCCAGAATCGTCTCGGCAAAGCCTGA
- a CDS encoding response regulator, whose amino-acid sequence MSANKNILVAAEDVDDTNIVRELLCKEFDQVFISTDPDKAVQDFEQHSPAVLVLAFPTLARAQSYYLGLYRLSARAHAHPHRTLILCNKAELQEVYSLCKKDHFSSYVLFWPLGYDATRLGMEVHHALRQVALNEAETPTTSEFAAQARRIAGLEALLEMSLTQGSEHIAAGQQVVEQSGDDIRVALDGFASRFSTQGQQQLREAEGVDISVLELLQSEFARLQTEQIDVHLRTASSALQPVSDWAKQFRQNMAPEMESVRGLQQLTETRKPLVLVVDDDAFQHKLVARLLKDAGVELMFALSSQEAMAAIHRRRPELIFMDISLPDLSGIETTRRIKAIESFASIPVVMITGHSKKDVVVESLKAGACDFVVKPFDKAVLLKKFSTLLHME is encoded by the coding sequence ATGAGTGCCAATAAAAATATTCTGGTTGCTGCTGAAGACGTGGATGATACGAATATCGTCCGTGAGTTGCTGTGCAAGGAATTTGATCAGGTATTTATCTCCACCGACCCGGACAAGGCGGTGCAGGATTTTGAACAGCACAGCCCCGCCGTTCTGGTGCTGGCGTTCCCGACACTGGCTCGTGCCCAAAGCTACTACCTGGGGCTCTATCGCCTCAGCGCCCGCGCCCACGCACACCCTCACAGAACCCTGATTCTGTGCAACAAGGCCGAGTTGCAGGAAGTGTACAGCCTGTGCAAGAAGGATCACTTTTCAAGCTATGTGCTGTTCTGGCCGCTGGGGTATGACGCCACGCGCCTGGGGATGGAAGTGCATCACGCGCTGCGACAGGTAGCGCTAAACGAAGCCGAGACGCCCACCACCAGTGAATTTGCCGCCCAGGCGCGGCGTATCGCCGGGCTCGAAGCGCTGCTGGAGATGAGTCTTACCCAGGGGAGCGAGCATATCGCAGCGGGTCAGCAGGTGGTGGAGCAGTCCGGCGATGATATCCGCGTTGCGCTGGATGGCTTTGCGTCCCGCTTCTCGACCCAGGGACAGCAGCAGCTGCGTGAGGCTGAAGGGGTGGATATCTCGGTGCTGGAGCTGCTGCAGAGCGAGTTTGCGCGCCTGCAAACCGAGCAGATTGATGTGCATCTGCGTACCGCATCCAGCGCGCTGCAGCCGGTCAGCGACTGGGCAAAACAGTTTCGTCAGAATATGGCACCTGAGATGGAGTCCGTGCGTGGGCTGCAACAGCTCACCGAGACGCGCAAACCGCTGGTGCTGGTGGTGGATGATGATGCCTTTCAGCACAAGCTGGTGGCACGCCTGCTCAAGGATGCAGGTGTTGAACTGATGTTTGCACTGTCCAGTCAGGAGGCCATGGCGGCCATACACAGGCGTCGACCTGAACTGATCTTTATGGATATCAGCCTGCCGGACCTCAGTGGCATTGAAACCACGCGGCGCATCAAGGCCATTGAATCATTTGCCAGCATCCCTGTGGTCATGATCACCGGGCACAGCAAGAAAGATGTGGTGGTTGAAAGCCTTAAGGCCGGTGCCTGTGACTTTGTGGTCAAGCCCTTCGACAAGGCCGTTTTGCTGAAAAAGTTCAGTACCCTGCTGCATATGGAATGA
- a CDS encoding ATP-binding protein, whose amino-acid sequence MTPTSPDTAQTDTAQSAAARPLSACSIASWPRPARILAIALIYVTLAQLALRVLSPDSILAFIWPMAGLSIAALLMYGRSCWPGIALGALGSGVISLSQLGDPGNLPSLLVATAAALGATLQAMIGARVLQPLYRGLIRHYDQTPLLIPSILLVPVVCLVAASIATAARFGFGTADFAALSGIWFSWWAGDSLGVLLIMPLIMAWVLYRRHQQVRAGLVLMLPLLTVALVLSGYYWLARSEQLEKQADLAVQGQDLSTQLSGLYVSQENAVMMAAAYVASSRDLSAATFSEFTQRALSAEGVLWLGWAEPDTPGGGFRLQFAAGPDAQKVQPGLDFSVDARVNAALVRAAQSGQPAQVLHSELESGGTRLLFVPVYHRDLDIGSASLEERRAGVRGFALGALSLEPAAALAGDTIGVRFGMALAAAPVSQVLFERQVPQDTVPGWTDQLHAGQGEDMLLELWSLAPWRPGQSASVKIYLIAAVLAALFATLLTFLSAGQQARVRHEVTHRTAELTQAKARLQRVIDGSRLGFWDWDLVRDEIQYSGCWASMLGYRLDELEHSYETWAELVHPDDKPVLEQAMDDLLHGRCEDYEHDHRLRTATGDWRWIRTSAGALSRGESGKPLYISGTHTDIHDKKQLELALKASEQQLHEANATLERRVAARTAQLRVSEGFMRALINALNVHIVVLDADGGLITCNESWRSFVESNWRQSRPIRRGVNYFSVCGPAEQEGTGAAALIQAVMQGTRQQGAFEYACHSADQQHWFLCKVSRFRVGGGALRVVLSHENITLRKQAEVALKQLNDQLEQRVLARTEQLQQAQQGAEQASQAKSQFLATMSHEIRTPLNGVIGMVDVLEQTRLEPKQKGMVDLIRVSGLSLLSIIDDILDFSKIEAGHLELDPAPFSITALVEQCCAMVDNQASNRGVELRMFTDPQLAPLLLGDELRIRQVLLNLASNAIKFSSEGDGGQVSVRVSLEQESAQQVRVLLQVADNGIGMSEKAQASLFTAFKQADASTTRRFGGTGLGLAISLHLVNMMQGDIKVRSAPGEGSVFSVSLPLERLPEVQDMAVTESKVAGLNCLLVGSAQSLADDLQLYLQHAGCITDRVSSLEEAQRWQLQQGDGLYIWVVDIERQARDIPGFELAADLAPGQDLVFVQIERGKRRYPRQARPNRVEVDGNVLSREMLLAAVTYASRREILEPVKWGQAEAVEADVLPTREEALQQGRLILVAEDNKVNQKVLMHQLGLLGYTADIAGNGIEALELWRQGDYAVLLTDLHMPEMDGYQLTKALRAEQTQKARLPIIALTANALKGEAQRCKDIGMDDFLSKPARLELLRAMLDKWMPSAAAAAAHANDAADEPDAAQPVTTSELAERALLQAGAAEAMAITGAEVEAAVADEPAMESMAESETASAVLDTAELAALVGDDPEAILELLQDFRHYGLQTSVELLQAYADGEAEGVSAMAHKLKSSARSVGAIRLSEYCEQLEDAARDQDMARVDGLIPLFRGQMNEVDQRIAAL is encoded by the coding sequence ATGACCCCGACTTCTCCGGACACTGCCCAGACGGATACTGCCCAATCGGCGGCGGCCAGGCCGCTGTCTGCCTGCTCTATTGCCAGCTGGCCGCGTCCCGCTCGAATACTCGCCATTGCGCTGATTTATGTGACCCTGGCGCAGCTGGCACTGCGCGTGCTGTCACCGGACTCAATACTGGCCTTTATCTGGCCTATGGCGGGGTTGTCGATAGCTGCGCTGCTGATGTATGGCCGTAGCTGCTGGCCCGGCATTGCGCTGGGAGCCCTTGGCTCCGGGGTGATCAGTCTGAGCCAGCTGGGCGACCCTGGCAACCTGCCGTCCTTGCTGGTCGCTACAGCGGCGGCGCTGGGCGCGACGCTGCAGGCCATGATCGGTGCGAGGGTGTTGCAGCCCTTGTACCGGGGGCTTATCCGACACTATGACCAGACTCCGCTGCTGATCCCGTCGATACTGCTGGTGCCTGTGGTCTGTCTGGTGGCCGCCAGTATCGCAACGGCGGCACGCTTTGGCTTTGGCACGGCGGATTTCGCAGCGCTGAGCGGAATCTGGTTCAGCTGGTGGGCCGGAGACAGTCTTGGCGTTCTGCTGATTATGCCGCTGATCATGGCCTGGGTGCTGTACCGGCGCCATCAGCAGGTGCGAGCGGGCCTGGTGCTGATGCTGCCGCTGCTTACGGTGGCTCTGGTGCTGAGCGGTTATTACTGGCTGGCGCGCAGCGAACAGCTTGAAAAACAGGCGGATCTGGCGGTTCAAGGGCAGGACTTGAGTACCCAGTTAAGCGGCCTCTATGTCAGCCAGGAAAATGCCGTCATGATGGCGGCGGCCTATGTTGCCTCCAGCCGGGACCTAAGCGCCGCTACCTTCAGCGAGTTCACCCAGCGGGCATTGAGTGCCGAGGGCGTGCTCTGGCTCGGCTGGGCCGAGCCCGATACCCCGGGAGGCGGTTTTCGATTGCAGTTTGCCGCAGGCCCCGATGCACAAAAGGTGCAGCCCGGGCTGGATTTTAGTGTTGATGCGCGCGTAAACGCAGCCCTTGTGAGGGCGGCGCAGAGCGGCCAGCCAGCTCAGGTGTTGCACTCTGAGCTGGAGTCTGGCGGTACCCGTTTACTCTTTGTGCCCGTCTACCACAGGGACCTGGATATTGGCAGTGCCAGCCTCGAAGAGCGCCGAGCCGGCGTGCGGGGCTTTGCCCTGGGTGCGCTGTCGCTGGAGCCTGCGGCTGCACTGGCCGGCGATACGATAGGCGTACGCTTTGGCATGGCCCTGGCCGCAGCGCCTGTTTCCCAGGTGCTGTTTGAGCGCCAGGTGCCGCAGGACACAGTGCCTGGCTGGACCGACCAGCTGCACGCCGGTCAGGGCGAGGACATGCTGCTGGAGCTTTGGTCACTGGCGCCCTGGCGGCCGGGGCAGAGTGCCAGTGTCAAAATCTACCTGATCGCGGCAGTACTGGCGGCGCTGTTCGCGACCCTGCTCACCTTTCTTTCCGCCGGGCAGCAGGCGCGGGTGCGTCACGAAGTAACGCATCGCACCGCCGAGCTGACCCAGGCCAAGGCGCGGCTGCAGCGGGTCATTGATGGCAGCAGGCTCGGCTTCTGGGACTGGGATCTGGTCAGGGACGAAATTCAGTACAGCGGCTGCTGGGCCAGTATGCTGGGGTACCGGCTCGATGAGCTGGAACACAGCTACGAGACCTGGGCTGAGCTGGTACATCCGGACGATAAGCCGGTACTGGAGCAGGCCATGGATGATCTGCTGCATGGGCGCTGCGAGGATTATGAGCACGATCACCGGCTGCGTACCGCCACGGGAGACTGGCGCTGGATCCGCACCAGTGCCGGCGCCCTGAGTCGGGGCGAGAGCGGCAAGCCGCTGTACATTTCCGGCACCCATACCGACATCCACGACAAGAAACAGCTCGAGCTGGCACTCAAGGCCAGCGAGCAGCAGCTGCATGAGGCCAACGCCACCCTGGAGCGGCGTGTCGCGGCACGCACGGCCCAGCTGCGGGTCAGCGAGGGCTTTATGCGTGCGCTGATCAATGCGCTCAATGTGCATATAGTGGTGCTGGATGCCGATGGCGGCCTGATTACCTGCAACGAGTCCTGGCGCAGCTTTGTTGAAAGCAACTGGCGCCAGAGCAGGCCTATCCGCCGCGGAGTGAATTACTTCAGTGTCTGTGGCCCGGCAGAGCAGGAGGGCACAGGGGCGGCGGCACTGATCCAGGCGGTCATGCAGGGCACGCGGCAGCAGGGTGCCTTTGAGTATGCCTGTCACAGTGCCGATCAGCAGCACTGGTTTCTGTGCAAGGTCAGCCGTTTCCGGGTGGGAGGCGGCGCCCTGCGGGTGGTGCTGTCCCATGAAAACATCACCCTGCGCAAGCAGGCCGAGGTTGCGCTCAAGCAGCTGAATGATCAGCTGGAGCAGCGTGTGCTGGCGCGTACCGAGCAGTTGCAGCAGGCGCAGCAGGGGGCCGAACAGGCCAGCCAGGCAAAATCCCAGTTTCTGGCCACCATGAGCCATGAGATACGTACCCCGCTGAACGGCGTGATCGGCATGGTGGATGTGCTGGAGCAGACCCGGCTGGAACCCAAGCAGAAAGGCATGGTGGATCTGATTCGCGTTTCCGGCCTGTCGCTGCTGAGCATCATTGACGACATTCTGGATTTTTCCAAGATCGAAGCCGGCCATCTGGAACTGGATCCGGCGCCTTTCTCCATTACCGCGCTGGTGGAGCAGTGCTGTGCCATGGTGGATAACCAGGCCAGCAACCGGGGGGTGGAGCTGCGCATGTTTACCGATCCGCAGCTTGCACCCTTGCTGTTGGGGGATGAGCTGCGCATACGCCAGGTGCTGCTGAATCTGGCCAGCAACGCCATCAAGTTTTCCAGCGAAGGCGACGGCGGCCAGGTGTCTGTACGCGTCTCGCTGGAGCAGGAATCGGCGCAGCAGGTGCGGGTTTTGTTGCAGGTGGCCGACAATGGCATTGGCATGAGCGAAAAAGCCCAGGCCAGCCTCTTTACCGCGTTCAAGCAGGCGGATGCCTCCACCACGCGCCGTTTCGGGGGTACCGGGCTTGGACTGGCGATTTCGCTGCATCTGGTGAACATGATGCAGGGTGATATCAAGGTCAGGAGTGCACCCGGTGAAGGCTCAGTATTCAGTGTGTCGCTGCCGCTGGAGCGCCTGCCGGAGGTGCAGGACATGGCTGTCACCGAGTCAAAGGTGGCGGGGCTGAACTGCCTGCTGGTGGGGTCGGCGCAGAGTCTGGCGGACGACCTGCAGCTGTATCTGCAGCACGCAGGCTGTATTACCGACAGGGTGAGCAGCCTGGAAGAGGCGCAGCGCTGGCAGCTGCAGCAGGGCGACGGACTCTATATCTGGGTGGTGGATATCGAACGCCAGGCGCGGGATATCCCCGGCTTTGAACTGGCGGCCGACCTTGCCCCCGGCCAGGACCTGGTGTTCGTGCAGATCGAACGTGGCAAACGGCGCTATCCACGCCAGGCGCGGCCCAACCGGGTTGAGGTGGACGGTAATGTGCTGTCACGGGAGATGCTGCTGGCCGCCGTAACCTATGCCAGCCGGCGTGAGATACTCGAACCGGTCAAATGGGGCCAGGCCGAGGCTGTGGAAGCCGATGTGCTGCCGACCCGTGAGGAAGCGCTGCAGCAGGGGCGCCTGATTCTGGTGGCAGAAGACAACAAGGTGAACCAGAAGGTACTTATGCATCAGCTGGGTCTGCTGGGCTATACCGCCGATATTGCCGGCAATGGCATCGAGGCGCTGGAGCTGTGGCGCCAGGGTGACTACGCCGTGTTGCTGACCGACCTGCATATGCCGGAGATGGACGGCTATCAGCTGACCAAGGCGCTGCGGGCCGAGCAGACGCAGAAGGCGCGCCTGCCCATCATTGCCCTGACCGCCAACGCGCTCAAGGGCGAGGCGCAGCGCTGCAAGGATATCGGCATGGATGATTTCCTCAGCAAGCCGGCCCGGCTGGAACTGCTGCGCGCCATGCTGGACAAGTGGATGCCGAGCGCCGCTGCGGCTGCTGCGCATGCGAATGACGCCGCCGATGAGCCTGATGCCGCGCAGCCGGTCACAACATCAGAGCTGGCAGAAAGGGCCTTGCTGCAGGCAGGGGCAGCTGAGGCTATGGCAATTACTGGGGCCGAAGTTGAAGCGGCCGTTGCAGACGAGCCTGCAATGGAAAGCATGGCGGAGAGCGAAACCGCGAGCGCGGTGCTGGATACCGCCGAGCTGGCGGCGCTGGTGGGGGATGATCCCGAAGCCATTCTGGAACTGTTGCAGGATTTTCGTCACTACGGTCTGCAGACCTCCGTCGAGCTGCTGCAGGCCTATGCGGATGGTGAGGCTGAGGGTGTCAGTGCCATGGCCCACAAGCTGAAGTCATCCGCCCGCTCGGTCGGTGCTATACGCCTGAGTGAGTACTGTGAGCAGCTGGAAGACGCCGCCCGCGACCAGGACATGGCCAGGGTTGATGGTCTTATTCCGTTGTTCAGGGGGCAGATGAACGAGGTGGATCAGCGCATCGCAGCGCTCTGA
- a CDS encoding flagellar hook assembly protein FlgD has product MSTIDSNNNIFNQINQTNQSNSKATSADESDSEMFMKLMIAQLQNQDPTSPADTSDFMQQIASMSTVESIANLSTSVDQLGQSLMSSQAALQASSMVGQQAYVKTDLAVLPEGGKVEGLLSLDSSASNVWVSIYDRNGVLVDTQQMGAQSAGDHSFVWSGTQNTPPGQYRVVAQAQVNGEVKTQDLYMGHRINSVTLGQNGIGMKVNTDVGSAGINDIKQLG; this is encoded by the coding sequence ATGAGCACCATTGACAGCAACAACAATATTTTCAATCAGATTAACCAGACCAACCAGAGTAACAGCAAGGCGACCAGCGCCGACGAGTCGGACAGTGAAATGTTCATGAAGCTGATGATCGCCCAGCTGCAAAATCAGGATCCGACCAGCCCTGCGGATACGTCCGACTTCATGCAGCAGATCGCCAGCATGAGTACGGTCGAGAGCATCGCCAATCTGAGTACTTCGGTGGATCAGCTCGGCCAGTCGCTGATGAGCAGCCAGGCGGCGCTGCAGGCGTCCTCAATGGTGGGGCAGCAGGCCTACGTCAAAACGGATCTGGCGGTGTTGCCTGAGGGTGGCAAGGTTGAGGGGCTGCTGTCTCTGGACAGCAGCGCATCGAATGTCTGGGTGTCGATTTACGACCGCAACGGCGTGCTGGTGGATACCCAGCAGATGGGTGCCCAGAGCGCGGGTGATCACAGCTTTGTCTGGAGTGGCACCCAGAATACGCCGCCCGGTCAGTATCGCGTTGTGGCCCAGGCCCAGGTGAATGGCGAGGTCAAAACCCAGGATCTGTACATGGGGCACCGCATCAATAGCGTGACGCTGGGCCAGAACGGCATCGGCATGAAAGTAAATACGGATGTCGGCTCCGCCGGAATCAACGATATCAAGCAACTCGGATAG
- a CDS encoding MotA/TolQ/ExbB proton channel family protein, whose translation METATTPIQQDATLTGDLAAAPSALNATLPTGLTTDTGATLPSVTDATDLLSTEFPLADPTALPPGFLDQLQQFLNVGGPVVWILLGFSVIALSIVLLKIWQFTLLRPESSPRLEYSLGLWRADRTDEALEGLKGQGPIYELVALAMVGLQNGGDTPLLRDELERVATLRLNQLRAFLRPLEVIAMLSPLLGLLGTVLGMIGAFQQMEIAGNQVDPSVLSGGIWQALLTTAVGIAVAIPVTLAHSWLERKTERVAALMSDSVTRVFTSAPALQHQAASEALRRAA comes from the coding sequence ATGGAGACAGCAACAACGCCAATACAGCAGGACGCTACCCTAACCGGTGACCTGGCCGCAGCCCCCTCTGCGCTGAACGCGACTCTTCCCACAGGACTGACCACCGATACCGGCGCCACCTTGCCGAGCGTAACTGACGCCACAGACCTGCTGAGCACAGAGTTCCCCCTGGCAGATCCGACCGCCCTGCCCCCAGGCTTTCTCGACCAGTTGCAGCAGTTCCTCAACGTCGGCGGGCCTGTCGTCTGGATCCTGCTGGGCTTCTCCGTTATTGCCCTTAGCATTGTGTTGCTCAAGATCTGGCAGTTTACCCTGCTGCGGCCCGAGTCCAGCCCACGACTGGAGTACAGCCTTGGACTCTGGCGCGCCGACCGCACCGACGAAGCCCTGGAGGGACTCAAGGGCCAGGGCCCCATATACGAACTGGTGGCGCTGGCCATGGTCGGACTGCAAAATGGTGGCGACACGCCGCTGCTGCGGGACGAACTGGAGCGGGTCGCCACCCTGCGCCTCAATCAGCTGCGTGCCTTTTTGCGCCCGCTCGAGGTTATCGCCATGCTCAGCCCGCTGCTGGGTCTGCTGGGCACCGTACTGGGCATGATCGGCGCCTTCCAGCAGATGGAAATCGCCGGCAACCAGGTCGATCCGTCCGTGCTGTCCGGCGGTATCTGGCAGGCGCTGCTCACCACCGCCGTAGGTATAGCCGTGGCCATTCCGGTGACCCTGGCCCACAGCTGGCTGGAACGCAAAACCGAGCGCGTCGCCGCCCTGATGAGCGATTCGGTCACCCGGGTCTTTACCAGCGCCCCGGCACTGCAGCACCAGGCCGCCAGCGAGGCGTTGCGCCGTGCGGCTTGA
- the flgM gene encoding flagellar biosynthesis anti-sigma factor FlgM, translating to MVIDFTGLPPKSQASGTRAQTDNNRVGDQAQPQTPSAPRAGSAAEVRLSEAAQALQGADKALADTPEVNESRVQALRSAIESGSYEINYERLAQRMVDFESTLD from the coding sequence ATGGTTATTGATTTCACGGGGCTGCCGCCGAAAAGCCAGGCCAGCGGAACCCGTGCCCAGACAGACAACAACCGCGTTGGCGATCAGGCCCAGCCGCAGACGCCGTCCGCCCCCAGGGCCGGCAGCGCTGCCGAGGTCCGGCTGAGCGAAGCCGCCCAGGCGCTGCAGGGTGCCGACAAGGCGCTGGCGGATACGCCCGAGGTGAATGAAAGCCGGGTGCAGGCACTGCGCAGCGCCATCGAATCGGGTAGCTACGAAATCAACTACGAGCGCCTTGCCCAGCGCATGGTCGACTTTGAGAGCACACTGGATTGA
- the flgB gene encoding flagellar basal body rod protein FlgB translates to MTISFDSALGIHESATLLRARRAEVLSNNIANADTPGFKARDLDFASMLKGAQAPASGLAMQTTQAGHQQLTSDPSSLAADMMFRTPTQPSIDGNTVEVQEEMARYTENALDYQASFDFLNRKFKGLSKAITGN, encoded by the coding sequence ATGACCATCAGCTTCGATAGCGCACTGGGGATTCACGAGTCGGCAACACTGTTGCGGGCCCGCCGGGCGGAGGTTTTGTCCAACAATATCGCCAATGCCGATACCCCTGGCTTCAAGGCGCGTGACCTGGATTTCGCCAGCATGCTCAAGGGTGCGCAGGCGCCGGCCAGCGGTCTTGCGATGCAGACAACCCAGGCCGGGCACCAGCAGCTGACGTCTGATCCGTCATCCCTGGCGGCAGACATGATGTTCCGCACCCCGACCCAGCCCAGCATTGATGGCAATACGGTTGAGGTGCAGGAAGAAATGGCGCGCTATACCGAAAACGCCCTCGATTATCAGGCTTCCTTCGACTTTTTGAACCGCAAGTTCAAGGGTTTGAGCAAGGCCATCACCGGGAACTAA